The Synchiropus splendidus isolate RoL2022-P1 chromosome 1, RoL_Sspl_1.0, whole genome shotgun sequence genome includes a window with the following:
- the agxt2 gene encoding alanine--glyoxylate aminotransferase 2, mitochondrial, whose product MSSMYKLVSAARVAGLRGPSRSSLRNFHSAAGVQCQKIKTSPADPPQMPPCNFTPEQYQGMSKERIMEIRRLNCNPMTMKVTYYKKPVFIHQGYKQWLWDVDGRRYLDLFAGVATVSVGHCHPKVTAAAEQQLKKLWHTTSIYVYPSLHEYSEKLASYLPDPLKVIYLTNSGSEANDLAMLMARFHTGNFDIITFRGSYHGGSPQAMGLTSNAAYKYPIAGGLGCTNTMCPDVFRGPWGGSHCRDSPVQTIRECSCAQGSCMANEQYISQLKETFATSVPSRIAAFFGEPIQGVGGAVQYPKNFLKEAYSLVRERGGVCIADEVQTGFGRTGSHYWGFQGHDVIPDMVTMAKGIGNGFPMGAVVTTPEIAASFAKGVHFNTFGGNPVACAVASSVLDTIKEEGLQQNSHKVGTYLLTELAKLRDKYEIIGDVRGKGLQIGVEMVKDKVSREPLHPQAMADIFEDVKDMGILIGKGGVYGQTFRIKPPMCVTMEDADFFLAVFDKCLQNYRERM is encoded by the exons ATGTCCAGCATGTACAAGCTGGTGTCCGCAGCTCGCGTCGCTGGGCTCCGCGGACCCTCGCGCAGCTCTCTGAGGAACTTCCACTCTGCTGCGG GTGTGCaatgtcagaaaataaaaacttctCCTGCAGACCCCCCACAGATGCCTCCGTGCAACTTTACACCTGAGCAATATCAG GGAATGTCCAAAGAGCGGATAATGGAGATCCGCAGACTGAACTGCAACCCGATGACCATGAAGGTCACCTATTACAAGAAGCCAGTGTTCATCCATCAGGGATACAAGCAGTGGCTGTGGGATGTGGATGGTAGAAGATATTTGGACTTATTTGCTGGCGTTGCAACTGTCAGTGTGGGTCACTGCCATCC CAAAgtaactgcagcagcagagcagcagttgAAGAAACTTTGGCACACCACCAGCATTTACGTGTATCCTTCGCTGCACGAGTATTCTGAAAAACTGGCCTCTTACCTACCCGACCCACTTAAG GTGATTTATCTGACCAACAGTGGCTCAGAAGCCAATGACCTTGCAATGCTAATGGCTCGATTTCACACCGGGAATTTTGACATCATCACATTCAG GGGCTCATATCATGGAGGAAGTCCGCAGGCGATGGGCCTGACCTCAAACGCAGCGTACAAGTACCCCATTGCCGGTGGCTTGGGCTGCACAAAT ACCATGTGCCCTGATGTGTTCAGAGGTCCGTGGGGGGGGAGCCACTGTCGAGACTCTCCGGTACAGACCATCCGAGAGTGTAGCTGCGCCCAAG GTTCTTGTATGGCAAATGAGCAATACATCTCCCAGCTGAAGGAAACATTCGCCACCAGTGTCCCAAGTCGCATTGCAGCTTTTTTCGGAGAACCAATTCAG GGAGTTGGAGGAGCCGTACAATACCCCAAGAATTTCCTCAAAGAGGCTTACAGCCTTGTCAGAGAAAGAGGAGGGGTCTGCATCGCCGATGAG GTTCAGACTGGATTTGGACGCACGGGAAGTCATTACTGGGGCTTCCAAGGACATGACGTCATCCCTGATATGGTCACCATGGCAAAGGGCATTGGAAATGGTTTCCCTATGGGAGCCGTCGTCACCACTCCTG AAATAGCAGCTTCCTTTGCCAAAGGGGTGCACTtcaatacctttggaggaaaccCAGTCGCCTGTGCTGTTGCTTCATCTGTGCTTGAT ACGATTAAAGAAGAGGGTCTGCAGCAGAACAGTCACAAGGTGGGCACCTACTTGCTGACCGAGTTGGCGAAGCTCAGAGACAAGTACGAGATCATCGGAGATGTCCGCGGGAAGGGCCTGCAGATCGGTGTGGAAATGGTCAAAGACAAG GTGAGCAGAGAGCCGCTTCATCCTCAGGCGATGGCTGACATATTTGAGGATGTCAAAGACATGGGAATCCTCATTGGGAAAGGAGGCGTTTATGGTCAG ACATTCCGAATCAAACCCCCCATGTGTGTGACGATGGAGGACGCGGATTTCTTCCTGGCggtttttgacaaatgtcttcAGAACTACAGAGAGAGAATGTAA
- the rpl28 gene encoding 60S ribosomal protein L28, which produces MSSHLQWMVIRNCSSFLLKRNGQTYSTEPNNLKARNSFRFNGLVHKKTVGVEPAADGKGVVVVLKKRSGQNKPASSYVKVTINKNSRATLNSVRHIIRKNKYRKDLRMAALRRASAILRSQKPVVVKKKRTRATKTA; this is translated from the exons ATGTCGTCCCATTTGCAGTGGATGGTCATCAGGAACTGCTCCAGCTTCCTCCTCAAGAGGAACGGACAAACCTACAGCACC GAGCCCAACAACCTGAAGGCCAGGAACTCTTTCCGCTTCAATGGGCTGGTGCACAAGAAGACAGTCGGTGTGGAGCCGGCTGCTGATGGCAAAGGTGTTGTCGTGGTCCTGAAGAAGCGCAGTG GTCAGAACAAACCTGCCAGCTCCTATGTGAAGGTGACCATCAACAAGAACTCCCGTGCCACCCTCAACAGCGTCAGGCACATCATTCGCAAGAACAAGTACAGGAAGGACCTGCGCATG GCCGCCCTGCGTCGCGCCAGCGCCATTCTGAGGAGCCAGAAGCCTGTTGTTGTGAAGAAGAAGCGCACTCGGGCCACCAAGACCGCATAA
- the LOC128764785 gene encoding uncharacterized protein LOC128764785 has translation MDADAETLGEQLYSRIYPAYKEEAGKLTGMLLELPGPTLHQMLRDEHMLTSAVEKAVRALQEPSKLSDKDEDDASASSDSIGEQLFELVNVYNTGHSQKITGMLLEQEKDVVLKLLSNPKLLQEQVTFALLTLKEQNVEETDVSDSSDVDDRETLGEKLFSLVEKLDPLRANDLTGMLLEMDSAALLQLLTDRSMLQEAVEKAQTVLDSQA, from the exons ATGGACGCAGACGCGGAGACGCTTGGTGAGCAGCTGTACAGTCGGATCTACCCCGCGTACAAAGAGGAGGCCGGGAAACTCACAG GGATGTTGCTGGAGCTGCCGGGTCCAACTCTGCATCAGATGCTGCGGGATGAGCACATGCTGACGTCAGCCGTGGAGAAGGCTGTCAGGGCCCTTCAAGAGCCCAG TAAATTGAGCGataaggatgaagatgatgcttCTGCCTCATCTGACTCCATAGGGGAGCAGCTTTTTGAGCTGGTGAATGTTTACAACACTGGCCACTCCCAAAAAATCACCG GgatgctgctggagcaggagaaaGACGTAGTTCTGAAACTTCTGTCCAATCCCaaactgctgcaggagcaggtgACCTTTGCCCTGTTGACACTAAAAGA GCAGAATGTGGAGGAGACCGACGTCAGCGACTCTTCTGACGTCGACGACAGAGAGACGCTGGGAGAGAAACTCTTCTCACTGGTGGAGAAGCTGGATCCACTCCGTGCCAACGATTTAACAG GCATGTTGCTGGAGATGGACTCGGCTGCCCTGCTTCAGCTGCTCACCGACCGCTCAATGCTGCAGGAAGCTGTTGAGAAAGCACAAACTGTTCTGGACTCGCAGGCTTGA
- the pdcl gene encoding phosducin-like protein, whose protein sequence is MRSSILGSLLLVLPLWEPVCRGDGVTSSTVNPCCYLPCQHWGVCVRYGEDRYECDCTGTGYSGENCTVPEFWTRVRQVLKPGPDVTHYILTHFRLFWDIINYTFLRDVLMRLVLTVRSNLIPSPPTYNSKYSYLSWESYYNLSYYTRLLPPVPPDCPTPLGVKGMAGLPDPELLVEKLLKRRTFRPDPQGSNLMFAFFAQHFTHQFFKTYNRMGVGFTKALAHGVDAGHIYGDNLERQLNLRLFKDGKLKYQLIDGEMYPPTVIDAPVKMSYPPGFPLRDQMAIGQEVYGLLPGLGMYATLWLREHNRVCDILKVEHPTWDDEQLFQTTRLIIIGETIRIVIEEYVQHLSGYLLKLKFDPALLYNTPFQYGNRIALEFSQLYHWHPLMPDSFLINGDELSYPQFLFNTTVLTNYGVDKLVDAFSRQVAGQIGGGHNINPAVTKVAVGAIKESRQLRMQPFNEYRKRFNLKPYTSFREFTDNKEIADTLEELYGDIDTLEFYPGLMLEKTRPGSVFGESMVEMGAPFSLKGLLGNPICSPQYWKPSTFGGKVGFDIVNSATLKKLVCLNSRTCPYVAFRIPGDEQSQTHTGETRTDELCESRSSSLLTLHSLTITNHLATSLLALIVVSNCGRLLCRICDFIPNSKTQKYKTSECTYRPGHASAACGRRATMTTLDDKLLGEKLQYYYSSSEDEGSENEDDDTGHKTIRDANAEEPEIDYSQDGSAVNTGPKGVINDWRKYKQLEVEQKQEQKREMERLIKKLSMTCRSDLDLEKDKDKQKELQEKIKGKMTMQEYNMLQEEQDDEDFLQRYRMQRIEEMRRQLCRGKRFEKVFELMGGEDFLEALDKEDKSTLVMIHIYEPEVPGCEAMSGCLLCLAQEYPLVKFCSVRSSAISTSALFRDSALPALLVYKGGDLIGNFVRLTDQLGEDFFAVDLEALLQEYGLLPEKSPMVPKTIRNGAIVQSNLSEEDSDLDID, encoded by the exons ATGAGAT CCTCCATCCTGGGATCGCTGCTTCTCGTGCTGCCGCTGTGGGAGCCTGTCTGTCGGGGTGATGGGGTCACGTCCAGCACCG TCAATCCATGCTGTTATTTACCGTGTCAACattggggtgtgtgtgtgcgatacGGCGAGGACCGATATGAGTGTGACTGCACTGGCACCGGCTACTCTGGGGAGAACTGCACTGTCC CTGAGTTCTGGACCCGAGTGCGTCAAGTTTTGAAGCCCGGCCCAGATGTGACACATTACATCCTGACCCATTTCCGCCTGTTCTGGGACATCATCAACTACACCTTCCTACGTGATGTTCTGATGCGCCTAGTTCTGACAG TCAGGTCCAACCTGATACCGAGCCCTCCAACCTACAACTCCAAGTACAGCTACCTCAGCTGGGAGTCCTACTACAATCTCAGTTATTACACTAGGTTACTGCCACCAGTGCCGCCGGACTGCCCGACGCCGCTAGGAGTAAAAG gaatggccGGTCTACCCGACCCTGAGCTGCTGGTGGAGAAGCTGCTGAAGAGAAGGACCTTCAGACCCGACCCTCAGGGCAGCAACCTCATGTTCGCCTTCTTTGCCCAGCACTTCACCCACCAGTTCTTCAAGACTTACAATCGTATGGGTGTGGGCTTCACCAAGGCGCTGGCACACGGG GTGGATGCTGGACACATCTACGGGGACAACCTGGAGCGTCAGCTGAATCTCAGACTTTTTAAAGATGGAAAACTAAAATATCAG CTAATCGATGGAGAGATGTACCCTCCCACTGTCATCGATGCTCCTGTTAAGATGAGCTACCCACCGGGGTTCCCGCTCCGGGATCAGATGGCTATTGGGCAGGAAGTGTATGGACTTCTTCCCGGCCTGGGAATGTACGCCACACTCTGGCTGAGGGAACATAACCGAGTTTGTGACATCCTGAAAGTAGAACATCCCACCTGGGATGATGAACAGCTCTTCCAGACGACTCGCCTCATCATCATCG GTGAAACCATCCGAATAGTGATAGAGGAGTACGTGCAGCACCTGAGTGGATACCTGCTGAAGCTCAAGTTTGATCCCGCACTGCTGTACAACACTCCCTTCCAGTACGGAAACCGCATCGCTCTGGAGTTTAGCCAGCTCTACCACTGGCACCCTCTCATGCCTGACAGCTTCCTGATCAATGGTGATGAACTTTCTTACCCGCAGTTCCTCTTCAACACTACCGTCCTCACAAATTACGGCGTTGACAAGCTGGTCGATGCCTTCTCTCGACAAGTCGCGGGGCAG ATTGGAGGCGGCCACAACATCAACCCCGCCGTGACCAAAGTCGCCGTAGGAGCCATTAAGGAGTCGCGGCAACTCCGCATGCAACCCTTCAATGAATACAGGAAGCGCTTCAACCTGAAGCCGTACACGTCCTTCAGGGAGTTCACAG ATAACAAGGAGATTGCAGACACGCTGGAGGAACTGTACGGTGACATTGATACACTTGAATTTTACCCCGGATTGATGTTGGAGAAAACTCGACCCGGGTCCGTATTTGGAGAAAGCATGGTGGAGATGGGCGCCCCCTTCTCCTTGAAAGGACTGCTGGGAAACCCCATTTGCTCCCCGCAATACTGGAAGCCGAGCACATTTGGGGGCAAAGTCGGCTTTGACATTGTGAACTCGGCTACACTGAAGAAACTAGTCTGTTTAAACAGCAGGACGTGTCCCTACGTGGCCTTCAGAATACCCGGGGATGAGCAGTCACAGACCCACACAGGCGAAACCAGGACGGATGAGCTGT GTGAAAGTCGAAGCTCTTCACTATTAACGCTACACTCACTCACCATTACGAATCATTTAGCGACCTCGTTATTAGCTCTGATTGTGGTCAGTAACTGTGGACGATTGTTGTGTCGGATATGTGACTTTATTCCCAACAGT AAGACACAA aaatacaaaacaagtgAATGTACATATAGACCGGGTCACGCTTCAGCTGCATGTG GTAGACGTGCAACCATGACGACCTTGGATGACAAGCTTCTGGGTGAGAAACTGCAGTATTACTACAGCAGCAGTGAGGACGAGGGCAGTGAGAACGAGGACGATGACACGGGCCACAAGACCATCAGAGATGCTAATGCAGAGGAGCCAGAGATCGACTACAGTCAGGATGGAAGTGCTGTCAATACAG GACCAAAGGGGGTGATCAACGACTGGAGGAAATACAAACAGCTGGAGGTGgagcagaagcaggagcagaagcGAGAGATGGAGAGACTGATCAAGAAGCTGTCAATGACCTGTCGCTCCGACCTTGACCTGGAGAAGGACAAGGACAAGCAGAAGGAGTTGCAGGAAAAGATCAAAGGCAAA ATGACCATGCAGGAGTACAACATGCTCCAAGAAGAACAGGACGACGAAGACTTCCTGCAGCGATACCGAATGCAGCGTATTGAAGAGATGCGGCGGCAGCTCTGCCGTGGCAAACGCTTTGAAAAGGTCTTCGAGCTCATGGGTGGAGAGGATTTCTTGGAGGCTCTGGACAAGGAGGACAAGAGCACACTGGTGATGATCCACATCTACGAGCCAGAGGTCCCGGGCTGCGAGGCCATGAGCGGCTGCCTGTTGTGTCTGGCTCAGGAATATCCCTTGGTCAAGTTCTGCAGCGTCCGCAGCTCGGCCATCAGCACCAGCGCTCTGTTCAGGGACAGCGCGCTGCCAGCGCTGCTCGTCTACAAAGGAGGAGACCTGATCGGAAACTTTGTCCGCCTCACCGATCAGTTGGGTGAAGATTTCTTCGCTGTGGATCTGGAGGCCTTGCTGCAGGAGTATGGCTTGCTTCCCGAAAAATCACCTATGGTGCCGAAGACCATCAGGAATGGAGCCATCGTCCAGAGCAACCTCAGCGAGGAGGATTCCGATCTTGATATAGACTAG